One Halanaerobiales bacterium genomic window, AGATAATGTAAGAGAGGTAGTAACCCTTAATGTAGATAATATAGAAGAGATGACAGACAGCAGAAGAGGTCTAAAGGAAGACTTTATAGAAGGTGTAGTAAATTATGATAATGACCTTTTAGTTATAATTAATGTGGAGAAAGTTCTCTTTTCTGATAAGGAAAAGAAAGATGATAAAGCAAAATAAATAGCAGTTTATTAAATTATTAGAGATTTCAGGGGGGTTTATTAAAAAAACTTCCTTGAAATTTTTTTGTTTTTTTAATATTATTATAGTAGAAAACAAAAAATAAAAATTTATTCCTTTCAGAAAAATCTTTTCCTATTTTAATTGTTTAATTCAAATTATAAATCCAATAAAATTAACAAAAATAATAATCATATTTTCAGAACCGGTAAGTTTTCAAAAAAAACAAAGGAAATTACTAATCATTAGCAGGAAAATCAGAATTATTATAGAATAGTTATAGTAATCACAATATATTTAGTTAAAAAAGTAACAAAGTTTTATTGAAAATCTTTTAAAGGAGGGATAAGTTAAATAAAAAACAAAAATGTTAATTGAGTAAAAAAAATAATTTAAAAAAGAAATTATAATTTAAAGGGAGGAATAAAAAAAATGAAAAAGTTATTAAGTTTTAGTATGATTTTAGTATTAACTTTAGCAATTTTTGTAGGTTATTCAGGAAATCAGGTGAATGCACAGGATGTTGACTTAGTTTCAGCAGCTTCTATTTCCAGTAATGCTGCTGCTATTGAAAAGGCAATGGGTGAAGATGGAACCTGGATTATTTGTCCAACAACTGATATGCATTTTAATTCTGAATTAGTAATTGAAGGTACTTTTCATGATAAAGGTGACTCCAGTAATGATGTATACCGTAAAGTAGGTCCTTATGGTCAGGATGATAATCATAATATAACTGAAAGGTATACTGTTTCTGCTCCTCAGTTTACTGTTAAAAGTCCTAACACTAAATTTCAGGGCGGTTATTTTGTAGGAGATGTATATGTACAGGCAAATGGATTTACTATTGATGATGCTATTGTTGTCGGTAATGTGTACTATGAAAATGAAGAGTATAAGTCTAGTGCAAGTGTTGAATCTGGTGGAAGAATAACAGGTGAAGCTAAAGTACAATCAGATGTTGATTTAGTATCAGCTGCTTCAATTACTAATAATCCTGCAGCTATTGAAAAGGCAATGGGTGAAGATGGAACATGGATTATTTGTCCAACAACAGATATGCAATTTAATTCTGAATTATTAATCGAAGGTACTTTCCATGATAAAGGTGACTCAAGTAATGATGTATACCGTAAAGTAGGACCTTATAGTCAAGATGACAATTACAATGTTACAGAAAGATATACTGTGATTGCTCCTCAGTTTACTGTTAAAAGTCCTAATACTAAGTTTCAGGGTGGTCACTTTGTAGGAGATGTATATGTACAGGCAAATGGATTTACTATCGATGATGCTGTTGTTGTCGGTAATGTTTATTTTGAAAATGAAGAATATAAATCAAGCTTCTCTATTGCAGAAGGTGGAGAAGTAACAGGTGTTACTGAAGTAAAATAATTATTTAAAATATAATAATTTTAAAAGGGGACGGTTCAATTGATTGGGCCGTCCCTATAATTTTTTTAGAGATGGTGGTGATTTATTATGAAAACTAAACCTATTACCAAAAAGCAAGTTGATTCTTTAAGAAAAACTCTGGCTGGAACTAAAAAAAATATTAAATGGAAAGATATCGACTATGATGTTGGAAGAGGAATAATAAACAAAGAAAAATATTGTTTATGGACTAAAGATGGATATAGAATAGATATTTCTGTAACATCTAAAGGAGTAGTTGTCAGTCAATCAGAAAGAAAAGATCCTGAATATTTTAATTTAAAAAATAATGAATAACAAAAATTTAAGGCCCTGATATTTTAAATCAGGGCCTTAAATCATATACTAATAAATTATTAACATTTACAATCTATATTAAGAGGAGGAAGAGAAATGAGGGGAAATAAAGTAATCTTATTTCCTCTTTTCTAATTATAGTATATAATGTTTAGATTAAATAGTCTTTAAAATAAAATTAAATTTTGATTAAAAATACTCAATATTAAGTTTTAGTTATTGCAATAATAATGATATAATTAATATAAGAGAAATAAAAAAGGTGGAATTATTATGAGTAAAATCAATAATTTTTTTGAAGTAAAAGGGAGATATGCTACTGCTAAAGTTTTTTCTTTTGAAAAAGAAAAAAATGCTGTTAATCAAATTACTAATATATGTAATAATGCTGCTTATAAAAAATCCAAAATAAGAATTATGCCTGATTATCATAAAGGTAAAGGAAGTGTAATTGGATTTACTTCTACTCTAGAAGACAGAATTATTCCCAATGCAGTTGGAGTAGATATTAATTGTGGTATGTATACAGTAGAATTAGGAAATTTTAATATAGATTTTAATAAATTAGATAATTTTATAAAACATAATATTCCTCATGGATTTAAAAAAAATAAAAAAATAAGTAATAAAATTGATCAAGAATTAAAAGAAAACATAAAAACAATATCTCAAAAAATGAATTTAGATTATAGAAAGCAGTTAAGAGGTGTAGGTTCTTTAGGGGGAGGAAATCACTTTATAGAAATAAATGAGTCTAAAAATAATGAAAAATATCTTGTAATCCATACGGGATCACGTAATTTTGGTTTGCAGGTATGTAATTATCATCAAAATAAAGCTATAAATTATTGTAAAAATAAACTTAAAGAAATAAATGATGAAAAAATCATTGAATATAATTTGAATAAAAATCAGTCATTTTTAGAAGGTGAATTGGCAAAAAATTATTATACGGATATGAAAGTAGCTCAAAAATATGCTAATGAAAATAGAAGATTAATTGCTGAAAGGATACTTGAATTTTTTGGATTGAATATAAAGGATTTAAGATCTTTTCAAACAAGACATAATTATATTGATTTTAAAGATAAAATAATACGTAAAGGTGCTATATCTGCTCATAAAGGGGAAATGGTATTAATACCTCTTAATATGAGAGATGGAAGTATATTAGCTAGAGGAAAAGGAAATGAAGATTGGAATTTTTCTGCTCCTCATGGTGCAGGGAGAATTATGTCTAGAACTCAGGCTAAAAAAGAAATATCTCTTGAAAATTATAAAAATTCTATGAAAAATGTATTTAGTACATCTGTGAGTAAAAAAACTTTAGATGAAGCTCCTTTTGCTTATAAAAACTCCAAAGAAATATTAAATTCTATAAGTGAGACTGTTGAAATAATTGAAGTATTGAAACCAGTATATAACTTTAAAGCTTCTTAACTAAAAAATAAATTCTTGACAACCATAATAGAAAATATTATAATTACTATAACTTAATATTCTAATGCGAAGAAAGGGAAAGTAGGTTATTTAAGCTATTTAGAGAATGGTGTCTCTGGCTGAAAGCACTGTTAGTTAAAATAACTGAAGACCACCCTGGAGTTGACAAAGTGAAAGCTTAAAATTATAGTAAGTAATTTTGTCCGGTTAATCCGTTATCTTTTTAAGTGGGTATTTTTTGCCAACTAGAGTGGAAACGCGGTCCTGTCCGTCTCTTATGAGATGTCAGGACTTTTTTTAATTGATATTAATATATTTTAAATATAAAAGGAGGAATTTTAGAATGAGTAAAGTGAAAATAACTTTACCTGATGGTTCAGAAAGAAAATATGATTCAGGTATTACTGTTTCTGAGGTAGCTTATGATATTGGTAAAAGGTTGGGTAAGGATGCTGTTGGTGGAACAGTTGATGGAAAAGATGTCGATACTTCTTATGAAATAAAAAATGATGTAGAATTAGCAATTATAACAAGAGATTCTGAAAAAGGTCTGGATATCCTACGTCATACTGCTTCACATGTTATGGCTCAGGCCGTAAAACGTCTTTATGATAATGTAAAGTTGGCTATTGGACCAACAATAGATGATGGATTTTACTATGATCTGGATCTTGAATATCGATTTTCACCTGAAGACTTAGAAAAAATTGAAGATGAAATGCAAAATATTATTGATGAAGATTATGAGATTAAAAGAAAAGTTATGTCAAAAGACGAAGCCATAGAATTTATGAAAAACAAGGGTGAAGAATACAAAGTAGAATTAATAAAAGAGTTTGAAGATGAATATATAAGTTTTTATGAACAGGGTGAATTTATTGATCTTTGTAGAGGCCCTCACTTACCATCCACAGGCATGATTAATGCTTATGAATTATTGAATATTGCTGGTGCTTATTGGCGTGGAGATGAAAATAATAAAATGTTACAAAGAATTTATGGTACAGCTTTTGATACAAAAAAAGAGTTAGATAAATATATTAAAAGAAGAGAAGAAGCTAAAAAGAGAGATCATCGTAAGTTAGGAAAAGAACTTGATCTCTTTAGTATGCATGAAGAGGGGCCAGGTTTTGCATTTTTTCATCCTAAAGGAATGGAAATTTGGAATCAGCTTTTAAAAGTATGGAGATCAAAACATAAAGATTATGGTTATAAAGAAATTAAAACTCCTATAATTTTAAATAAAGAATTATGGAAAAAATCCGGTCACTGGGATCATTATAAAGAAAATATGTATATGACAGAAATTGATGAGGAAGAATATTCCATTAAGCCTATGAATTGTCCAGGTGGAGTTTTAGTTTATAAAGATAAAATGCATAGTTATCGAGACTTCCCATTGAGATTAGCAGAGTTAGGTTTAGTACACCGTCATGAACTTTCTGGTACTCTTCATGGTTTGATGAGAGTACGTTCTTTTACTCAAGATGATGCTCATATTTATATGTTGCAGGAACAGGTGACTGATGAGTTAATTAATGTATTAAAATTAGTTGATGAATTTTATGAGTTATTTGGTTTTAATTATCATGTTGAGTTAAGTACAAGGCCTGAAGATTATATGGGTGAAATTGAAGATTGGGATAAGGCCACTAATTCACTTAAGAAAGCTTTAGAAGATCAGAGTATAGATTATGAAATTAATGAAGGAGATGGTGCTTTTTACGGCCCTAAAATTGATGTGCATCTTGAAGATAGTTTGGGAAGAACCTGGCAGTGTGCTACTATTCAATTAGATTTTCAAATGCCAGAAAGATTTGATTTAACTTATATTGGTTCTGATGGTGAAGAACACCGTCCGGTTATGATTCATAGAACTGTGATGGGAGCAATGGAAAGATTTATAGGAATTTTAATTGAACATTTTGCTGGTGCTTTTCCAACATGGTTAGCTCCAGTCCAGGTCAAAGTTATTCCAATATCAGAAGACCAATTAGATTATGCGCTTAAAATAAGAAAAGAACTAGAGGAAGATGAGATAAGAGTTGAAATTGATGGACGTGATGAAAACTTAGGTTATAAAATTAGAGAGGCTCAGGTAGAACAGGTTCCCTATATGTTAATTGTAGGTGATAATGAGGTAGAAGATAACACTGTTTCTGTTAGAGAAAGAAGAGAAGGAGATATTGGTACCCTGGGTATTGATGAGTTCAAAGAAAAAATTAACAAAGAAGTAGAAAATAAAGTTGTAAAAGATTATGAGTAATTAAATTTGACAGGGAGCAGGTACTATGGTATACTCAAAAAGGAAAATAAAGTAGAAGTACCTGCTTCTCACCAATAATAAGATTATTGGTTAATAGTTAGTTTTTTTATTCTACTGTTTTAAGGAGGGCAAAGTATGGGTAATTTTATTGTCCCTTTTCTAAGTGGTAGAATAAACTAACTGTTTGAGAGTGGGTGGATATTATTCCAGCCACTTATTTTGTTTTAAATATACTTAGGAGGTGCATAAAAATCGCGGACGATTTAAGAGTAAATCGACAGATAAGAGCAAATAAGGTACGTTTGGTTGACTCTGAAGGAGAACAAATTGGTATTAAATCTTTTAAAGAGGCTTTGAAAACAGCTGAAGAAAGAGGTTTTGACCTTGTTGAGGTAGCCCCTCAGGCTAAACCACCTGTTTGTAAAATAATGGATTATGGTAAATATAAGTATGAACAGGCTAAAAAAGAGAAAGAAGCTAAAAAGAATCAGAATGTAATGAATGTTAAAGAAGTTCAAATGGGAGTTAAAATCGAAGATCATGATTTTAATGTTAAGCTTAAACAGGCTCGTCGTTTTTTAAATGATAAAGATAAAGTAAAAGTAAGAATTAAATTTAGAGGACGAGAAATGATGCATAAAGAATTAGGATATGATCTTATGGATAGATTAAAAGAAGGTACTAAAGAACTTGGTACTGTAGAAAAAGGACCTAATATGGAAGGCCGAGATATGATGATGTTTATAACTCCAGATAGTGATAAATAAATTTGAGGAGGGATTTTGATGCCTAAGATTAAAACTCATAAAGGTATTGCCAAAAGAGTTAAAAAAACTGGTAATGGTAAACTTAAGGTAAATAAAGGTTTTTCAAACCACTTTCAGACTAAAAAGAAAAGTAAAAGAAAGAGACATCTTCGCAAAGAAAAAATTCTTAATAAGACATATGAAAAAAGATATAAACAACTAATACCATATAAATAAAAAACTATTTAATAGAATATAAATCTACTAATTTATAAAATTATTAATGAACTTTTAGGATTATAATAATATATTATCCAGGGAATAAGGAAATCATTTTATGAAAGGGGAGAATTAGAATGCCACGTGTAAAAAGAGGAAATAAAGCCAGAAAAAGAAGAAAGAAAGTTCTTAAACTGGCTAAAGGTTTTTTCGGCTCAAGAAGTAAATTGTTTAGACCTGCTAATCAGGCAGTTATGAAGTCATTACAATATGCTTATCGTGATCGCCGCAATAAAAAACGTAATTTTAGAAGATTATGGATTACAAGAATAAATGCAGCAGCAAGACAGGAAGGTCTTTCTTATAGTCGTTTTATTAATGGCTTAAAGCAAGCTGATATTGAAATAAACAGAAAAATGTTAGCAGAACTTGCAGTTAATGATAAAGATGCATTTAATGATTTAGTTGATATTGCTAAAGAAAATTTATAATAATGATTATAATTGACCTGGGAATTTCAATAACCCAGGTTTTTTCTTTTGGGAGAGTGATATTTAATGAAAGACATTATAAGCTCAAATAAAAATGATAAGATTAAATATTTAAAAAAATTATATAATAGTTCTAAAAGAAAGAAAGAAGGTAAGTTTGTTTTAGAAGGATATAGATTGATAAAACATGCTTATGAATCAGGAGCAAAATTTGATTATATATTTGTGACAAAATCTTTTACAGAAAGTAAAGAATATGAGGAATTGATAGCAAATAATGGCTTGAATAATATCAGCATTTTAATTACTGAAGAATTATTAAATAAGATATCAGATACTATAAATCCTCAAGGTATTATTGCAGTGGTTTATGAGATGGATTCTAATATTACTCAAATTATAAATAAAAATAAAAACATTCTAGTCCTTGATCGAATACAGGATCCTGGTAACTTAGGAACTATTATAAGAACAGCTGCTGCAGCTGGTTTTGGAGGGATAATTTCTCTTAAAGGTACTGTAGATATCTATAATCTGAAAGTATTAAGAGCTACTGCAGGTGCAATATTTAATATACCTTTTATAAATAAAATTGATTACAATAATTTTGAAAATATATTAAAAGAAGATTTTTCAGATTATAAATTAATATGTGCTGATGTAAATACTGAGCTGTTTTATGATCAAGTTGAATATAATGATAAAAATATTCTGGTGATTGGTAATGAAGGAAATGGTATTAGAAGTGAATTATTAGAAAAGGCTGATAAAAAAATTAAAATTCCATTAAATAATAATATTGAGTCAATTAATGCTGCAATGGCTGCCGGAATTTTAATGTATGAAATTAATTATGGCTAATAGCTTTGAGACCTATTCAAATACTTGTTTAAAATAAATTGTTGTGATATAATTTTAATTAGAAATCAAAATTTTTAAAATATTACATCTCTTAAAGGGGTGTGGCTTATGACTGTTGATTCTTTTTTCTTTTGGAAACTATTTGAAAAAACAGGATCTATAAAATTCTATTTAGCCTATAAACATTTTTTTTCAGATAATAAAATAGAAAAAAACAAAAATTATTAAACATATTTTCCCACCTCTCGTCACTATGACGAGAGTTTTATTATTAATTGATTATATTTTTTCCTTATGTTAAAATAAAAATAATATGATGTGTTTGATTTTGTCAAAAAACTTCAAAAAAACATTTGATCTTGGAGGTATAAATAAATGGATATATTAGAGAGAATTAGAGAACTTGAAGAAAAAGTGAAAAATGAATTTTCAGATGTCAAAGATTTAGATGAATTAGAAGATTTAAGAGTTAAATATTTAGGAAAAAAAGGTGAGATTCAAAAAATATTTAATAAAATGTCTGAAATAAAAGATGAAAAAAAGCCTGTTGTTGGTAAAGAAACTAATATTTTAAAAAATAAAATAGAGAATTACATAGAGGATAAGAAAAAAGATCTTGCAGAAAAAAGAAAAAAAGAAAAAATTGAAGAAGAAAGAATTGATGTAACTCTGCCCGGAATAAAACAAAAAATGGGACATCAACATATCTTAACAAAGGTAATGCGTGAAGTTGAAGATGTATTTATTGGTCTTGGTTTTACAATTGAAGAAGGACCTGAGATTGAAAGTGAATATTATAATTTTAAAGCATTAAATATACCTGAAGGACACCCAGCCAGAGATCTTCAGGATACTTTTTATATTGATGACAATTTTTTACTTAGAACTCATACTTCTCCAGTTCAGGTGCGTACTATGGAAAAAGAACGTTTACCAATACGAATGATAGCTCCTGGACGAGTTTATCGTTCAGATGAATTAGATGCTTCACATTCTCCAAACTTTCATCAGGTCGAAGGTCTTGTTATTGATAAAGATATATCTTTTAGTGATCTTAAAGGAAGTATTGAAACAATAGTAAAAAAATTATATGGAGAAAATAGAGAAATTAGATTTAGACCCAGTTATTTTCCATTTACTGAACCAAGTGCAGAAGTTGATGTTTCATGTGTAGTTTGTGAAGGAGAAGGTTGTAGCTTGTGTTCTAATACAGGATGGCTAGAAGTAATGGGTTCTGGTATGGTTCACCCTAATGTATTAAAAATGTCTGGTATAGATCCTAATGTTTATAGTGGTTTTGCATTTGGAATGGGCTGGGATCGAATAGCTATGTTAAAATATGGTATAGATGATATAAGATTACTTTTTGAAAATGATGCAAGATTTTTAGAACAATTTTAATTTAAAAAGGAGTGTAATTATCAATGAAAATATCTTATAATTGGTTAAAAACATATATAGATTTTCCATATAGTCCTGAAAAATTATCTAAAAAACTTACTATGGCCGGTCTTGAAGTAGAGGAAATGAATTTTTTAGGACAAGATCTAGAAGAGATTATTGTTGGAAAAGTATTAGAGGTAAAAGAACATCCTAATGCAGATAAATTAGTAATATGTAATGTAGATGTTGGTAAAGAAGAATTACAACTTATTACCGGAGCTCCAAATGTTAAAGAAGGAATTAAAGTTCCTGTTGCAAAAAGTGGAGTTACTTTACCTACAGGTCTTGAAATCGAAGAAAGTGAATTAAGAGGAAAAGTTTCAGCAGGTATGATTTGTTCTAAAGATGAATTAGGTTTAGTTGAAGAAAGACAAAGTGGAATAATGGTACTTGATGATGAATTAGAAGTTGGAAATAAATTTATAAATGAATATGGACTTAATGATTATGTCTATAAACTTGATTTAACACCTAATTATGCTCGTTGCCTTGGAATGCTGGGAATAGCTCGAGAAATAAAGGCAATGCTTGCTGGAGAAAAAGAGGTTAAATTTCCAGAGATTGACATTAAGGAAACAGAAGAAAATGTAAAAGATTATGTTAATATTAAAGTTGATGATAAAGATTTATGTCCCAGGTATACAGGAAAAATAATAAAAGATGTAACAATTAAGCCTTCTCCAAAATGGATGCAGAACAGATTAAAAGCAGCTGGAATTAGACCAATTAATAATATAGTTGATATTACAAATTATGTTTTACTTGAATATAATCAACCTTTACATGCTTTTGATTATGATAAAATTGCCCAAAATACTGTAATTGTAAGAAGAGCTAATAAAGATGAAGAATTAATAACATTAGATGATGAAAAAAGAAATTTAAATGAGAATACATTATTAATTACAGATGAAGAAAAAATACTTGGTTTAGCAGGTGTAATGGGTGGAAAAGTTAGTGAAGTAACTGAAAA contains:
- the infC gene encoding translation initiation factor IF-3, whose amino-acid sequence is MADDLRVNRQIRANKVRLVDSEGEQIGIKSFKEALKTAEERGFDLVEVAPQAKPPVCKIMDYGKYKYEQAKKEKEAKKNQNVMNVKEVQMGVKIEDHDFNVKLKQARRFLNDKDKVKVRIKFRGREMMHKELGYDLMDRLKEGTKELGTVEKGPNMEGRDMMMFITPDSDK
- the pheS gene encoding phenylalanine--tRNA ligase subunit alpha, with the protein product MDILERIRELEEKVKNEFSDVKDLDELEDLRVKYLGKKGEIQKIFNKMSEIKDEKKPVVGKETNILKNKIENYIEDKKKDLAEKRKKEKIEEERIDVTLPGIKQKMGHQHILTKVMREVEDVFIGLGFTIEEGPEIESEYYNFKALNIPEGHPARDLQDTFYIDDNFLLRTHTSPVQVRTMEKERLPIRMIAPGRVYRSDELDASHSPNFHQVEGLVIDKDISFSDLKGSIETIVKKLYGENREIRFRPSYFPFTEPSAEVDVSCVVCEGEGCSLCSNTGWLEVMGSGMVHPNVLKMSGIDPNVYSGFAFGMGWDRIAMLKYGIDDIRLLFENDARFLEQF
- the rplT gene encoding 50S ribosomal protein L20 yields the protein MPRVKRGNKARKRRKKVLKLAKGFFGSRSKLFRPANQAVMKSLQYAYRDRRNKKRNFRRLWITRINAAARQEGLSYSRFINGLKQADIEINRKMLAELAVNDKDAFNDLVDIAKENL
- the thrS gene encoding threonine--tRNA ligase, which translates into the protein MSKVKITLPDGSERKYDSGITVSEVAYDIGKRLGKDAVGGTVDGKDVDTSYEIKNDVELAIITRDSEKGLDILRHTASHVMAQAVKRLYDNVKLAIGPTIDDGFYYDLDLEYRFSPEDLEKIEDEMQNIIDEDYEIKRKVMSKDEAIEFMKNKGEEYKVELIKEFEDEYISFYEQGEFIDLCRGPHLPSTGMINAYELLNIAGAYWRGDENNKMLQRIYGTAFDTKKELDKYIKRREEAKKRDHRKLGKELDLFSMHEEGPGFAFFHPKGMEIWNQLLKVWRSKHKDYGYKEIKTPIILNKELWKKSGHWDHYKENMYMTEIDEEEYSIKPMNCPGGVLVYKDKMHSYRDFPLRLAELGLVHRHELSGTLHGLMRVRSFTQDDAHIYMLQEQVTDELINVLKLVDEFYELFGFNYHVELSTRPEDYMGEIEDWDKATNSLKKALEDQSIDYEINEGDGAFYGPKIDVHLEDSLGRTWQCATIQLDFQMPERFDLTYIGSDGEEHRPVMIHRTVMGAMERFIGILIEHFAGAFPTWLAPVQVKVIPISEDQLDYALKIRKELEEDEIRVEIDGRDENLGYKIREAQVEQVPYMLIVGDNEVEDNTVSVRERREGDIGTLGIDEFKEKINKEVENKVVKDYE
- a CDS encoding RtcB family protein, whose product is MSKINNFFEVKGRYATAKVFSFEKEKNAVNQITNICNNAAYKKSKIRIMPDYHKGKGSVIGFTSTLEDRIIPNAVGVDINCGMYTVELGNFNIDFNKLDNFIKHNIPHGFKKNKKISNKIDQELKENIKTISQKMNLDYRKQLRGVGSLGGGNHFIEINESKNNEKYLVIHTGSRNFGLQVCNYHQNKAINYCKNKLKEINDEKIIEYNLNKNQSFLEGELAKNYYTDMKVAQKYANENRRLIAERILEFFGLNIKDLRSFQTRHNYIDFKDKIIRKGAISAHKGEMVLIPLNMRDGSILARGKGNEDWNFSAPHGAGRIMSRTQAKKEISLENYKNSMKNVFSTSVSKKTLDEAPFAYKNSKEILNSISETVEIIEVLKPVYNFKAS
- a CDS encoding RNA methyltransferase, encoding MKDIISSNKNDKIKYLKKLYNSSKRKKEGKFVLEGYRLIKHAYESGAKFDYIFVTKSFTESKEYEELIANNGLNNISILITEELLNKISDTINPQGIIAVVYEMDSNITQIINKNKNILVLDRIQDPGNLGTIIRTAAAAGFGGIISLKGTVDIYNLKVLRATAGAIFNIPFINKIDYNNFENILKEDFSDYKLICADVNTELFYDQVEYNDKNILVIGNEGNGIRSELLEKADKKIKIPLNNNIESINAAMAAGILMYEINYG
- the rpmI gene encoding 50S ribosomal protein L35; the encoded protein is MPKIKTHKGIAKRVKKTGNGKLKVNKGFSNHFQTKKKSKRKRHLRKEKILNKTYEKRYKQLIPYK